One Orrella dioscoreae genomic window carries:
- a CDS encoding NADP-dependent malic enzyme — MDENLRKAALEYHELGRPGKIAVTPTKQLTNQRDLALAYSPGVAAACEEIVADPANAFRYTGRGNLVGVISNGTAVLGLGNIGPLASKPVMEGKAVLFKKFAGLDVFDIEINETDPDKLVEIIAGLEPTFGGINLEDIKAPECFTVERKLRERMKIPVFHDDQHGTAITVSAAFINGLKVVGKDIGQVKVVVSGAGAAALACLELMVDLGLPPSNVWVTDIEGVVFEGRTVLMDPDKAKFAQKTDLRTLGEVIEGADVFLGLSAGGVLKPEMVARMAARPFILALANPTPEILPEAAHAVRDDVVMATGRSDYPNQVNNVLCFPYIFRGALDVGATTITREMEKAAVYAIAGLAQEEQNEVVAAAYGTYDISFGPEYLIPKPFDPRLIVRIAPAVAKAAMDGGVATRPLADLDAYTAQLQQFVYHSGAFMKPLFAAAKQLVREGGRARIVFTEAEDERVLRAVQVIVDEKLARPILVGRPAVLLSRIEKFGLRLKLGQDVEVTNPEYDERFHQYWTTYWEMMCRQGITKEMARVEMRRRLTLIGAMMVHVGDADGMICGMASGYHDHLRFIDQVIGQQAGTKTYGAMNILLLSEKTVALVDTHVNEDPTAEQLADITLMAAEKMRQLNLEPKVALLSRSNFGSGSSASGEKMRQALALVRERAPELEVDGEMHGDCALDEALRLRILPSSTLRGSANLLVCPNVDAGNIAYNLLKTAAGENVAVGPFLLGVNAPVQILTSSSTVRRIVNMTALAVVDANKPR, encoded by the coding sequence ATGGACGAGAATCTTCGCAAGGCAGCGCTCGAATACCACGAGCTGGGCCGCCCCGGCAAAATCGCGGTCACGCCCACCAAGCAGCTGACCAATCAGCGCGACCTGGCGCTGGCGTACTCGCCAGGCGTGGCGGCGGCCTGTGAAGAGATCGTGGCCGATCCGGCGAACGCGTTTCGCTACACGGGGCGGGGCAACCTGGTGGGGGTGATTTCCAACGGCACGGCGGTGCTGGGGCTGGGCAACATCGGTCCGCTGGCCTCCAAGCCGGTGATGGAAGGCAAGGCGGTGCTGTTCAAGAAGTTCGCCGGTCTGGACGTGTTCGACATCGAGATCAACGAGACCGATCCGGACAAGCTGGTGGAGATCATCGCGGGGCTGGAGCCGACGTTTGGCGGCATCAACCTGGAGGACATCAAGGCGCCGGAGTGCTTCACGGTCGAGCGCAAGCTGCGCGAGCGCATGAAGATCCCGGTGTTCCACGACGACCAGCACGGCACGGCGATCACGGTGTCGGCGGCCTTCATCAACGGGCTGAAGGTGGTGGGCAAGGACATCGGCCAGGTGAAGGTGGTGGTGTCGGGCGCGGGCGCGGCCGCTCTGGCGTGCCTGGAGCTGATGGTGGACCTGGGTCTGCCGCCATCGAACGTGTGGGTGACCGACATCGAGGGCGTGGTGTTCGAGGGCCGCACGGTGCTGATGGACCCGGACAAGGCGAAGTTCGCGCAGAAGACGGACCTGCGCACGCTGGGCGAGGTGATCGAGGGGGCGGACGTCTTCCTGGGGCTGTCCGCCGGTGGGGTGCTGAAACCGGAGATGGTGGCGCGCATGGCGGCCAGGCCCTTCATCCTGGCGCTGGCCAACCCGACGCCGGAGATCCTGCCGGAAGCGGCGCACGCGGTGCGTGACGACGTGGTGATGGCGACGGGCCGCTCGGACTATCCGAACCAGGTCAACAACGTGCTGTGCTTCCCGTACATCTTCCGGGGGGCGCTGGACGTGGGGGCGACCACCATCACGCGCGAGATGGAGAAGGCGGCGGTGTATGCGATCGCCGGCCTGGCGCAGGAAGAGCAGAACGAGGTGGTGGCGGCGGCCTATGGCACGTACGACATCTCCTTCGGCCCGGAATACCTGATTCCCAAGCCCTTCGACCCGCGGCTGATCGTGCGCATCGCGCCGGCGGTGGCCAAGGCGGCGATGGACGGGGGCGTGGCGACGCGTCCGCTGGCGGACCTGGACGCGTACACGGCGCAGCTGCAGCAGTTCGTGTATCACTCGGGCGCGTTCATGAAGCCCTTGTTCGCGGCGGCCAAGCAGCTGGTGCGCGAGGGCGGTCGTGCGCGCATCGTGTTCACGGAGGCGGAAGACGAGCGGGTGTTGCGCGCGGTGCAGGTGATCGTGGACGAGAAGCTGGCGCGCCCGATCCTGGTGGGGCGTCCGGCGGTGCTGCTGTCGCGCATCGAGAAGTTCGGGCTGCGGCTGAAGCTGGGGCAGGACGTGGAGGTGACGAACCCGGAGTACGACGAGCGCTTCCACCAGTACTGGACGACGTACTGGGAGATGATGTGCCGCCAGGGCATCACCAAGGAGATGGCGCGCGTGGAGATGCGCCGCCGGCTGACCCTGATCGGCGCCATGATGGTCCACGTGGGCGACGCCGACGGGATGATCTGCGGCATGGCCAGCGGCTATCACGACCACCTGCGCTTCATCGACCAGGTCATCGGCCAGCAGGCAGGCACCAAGACCTACGGCGCCATGAACATCCTGCTGCTCTCGGAGAAGACGGTCGCGCTGGTGGACACGCATGTGAATGAGGACCCCACCGCCGAACAACTGGCCGACATCACGCTGATGGCCGCGGAAAAGATGCGCCAGCTGAATCTGGAGCCCAAGGTGGCGCTGCTGTCGCGCTCGAACTTCGGCTCGGGCAGTTCGGCGTCGGGCGAGAAGATGCGCCAGGCCCTGGCCCTGGTGCGCGAGCGCGCGCCCGAGCTGGAGGTGGACGGCGAAATGCACGGCGACTGCGCGCTGGACGAGGCCCTGCGCCTGCGCATCCTGCCTTCGTCGACGCTGCGCGGCTCGGCCAACCTGCTGGTGTGCCCGAACGTGGACGCGGGCAACATCGCCTACAACCTGTTGAAGACCGCCGCCGGTGAAAACGTCGCCGTGGGTCCCTTCCTGCTGGGCGTGAACGCGCCCGTGCAGATCCTGACCTCGAGCTCCACCGTGCGCCGCATCGTCAACATGACCGCGCTGGCGGTGGTGGATGCGAACAAGCCACGCTGA